A single region of the Labrus bergylta chromosome 10, fLabBer1.1, whole genome shotgun sequence genome encodes:
- the LOC109987893 gene encoding ubiquitin-conjugating enzyme E2 D2, translated as MALKRIRKELMDLQKDPPASCSAGPVGDDMFHWQATITGPNDSPYHGGVFFLSVHFPTDYPFKPPKLAFTTKIYHPNINGNGSICLDILRSQWSPALTVSKVLLSICSLLCDPNPDDPLVPDIAKIYKSDRQKYNQIAREWTQTYAM; from the exons ATGGCTTTGAAAAGAATAAGAAAG gAGTTGATGGACTTACAGAAGGACCCTCCAGCTTCCTGTTCAGCTGGGCCTGTTGGGGATGACA tgtTTCACTGGCAAGCTACCATCACGGGACCG aatgACAGCCCGTATCATGGTGGAGTTTTCTTCCTCTCCGTCCATTTTCCCACTGACTATCCCTTTAAACCACCAAAG CTTGCctttacaacaaaaatatatcacCCGAACATAAACGGCAATGGTAGCATCTGTCTTGACATCTTGAGGTCACAGTGGTCCCCTGCACTGACAGTATCAAAAG TTTTACTATCCATATGCTCTTTGCTGTGCGACCCAAATCCAGATGATCCACTTGTTCCGGACATTGCAAAGATCTACaaatcagacagacagaa GTACAACCAAATAGCCAGGGAATGGACTCAGACCTATGCAATGTGA